CAATAACCTCAGTCAGAGCCAGGTCGAAACCCGTAATTGCTTTTGGTCCGGTATTCATTGATACGCAAAAACAGGTGCCGCTAGGATGAGTGCAGTTAACAGCTATGATGAAAACATTATCGCGGCGTTTCTTGTAGGATGGGTCGGCATAAGGTCCATCGAGGAATATCTTATCATGAATAGCAATGGCATTAAGTTCGCATGAGCGAACGCCAATAAATGCCCGCTTTGGAACCTCTTCATTATTCTTTATAATTTCAAAACCGCTTTTAGTCTTTCGAGCCTCCCACAATTTTTGCACAGGCGGATAAAGATATTTCTTCCATGAATGAGGGCTAGATGCATAACCGAACAAGGACTTGTCATCACTTTTTGTCAGTCGGTAACTAGCGTTATCTTGCTGGTCATGGAATCCGATTGGAAGTTCATCAAGCGATGAAATAGCGTCATAGACAACGGCATTTTCACTAACAATAGGTCCGATAATCTCATAACTTTTTAGAGATAGAACCTCAACGATTTTGTTCAGGTCGTTTCTGAGTGTAACGAATTTGGGTCTTTTTTTGAAATCAGCCGCTTTCATTGTGAAACCTTTCACAAACCTGTGAAAAAATTTAACGGCTTTAACTGATTTTGTCAAGGAAATAATGAAGAAATTAGAATATATTTTATACAGCCGCATCCCGACAATAATCCACGGTGAGACTGATGAGTCCGCTTGTGGCGGATGCCGCCTGCGTGATTGTTTTCTCGCTGCCAATCGGTACTTGGTAACAAGAGAGGTTGTTGACAAAAAGTAATATAGGGATATATTTCAACACCATGGAAATAGTCGGGGCTATTAAGTTTTAATTATTAACCCGGATTTTGCAGTAGAACTACAAATAAATTATTCGGAATCTTGTTAAACATTTAGCATTAAGAACACACCCCCAACCCCTCTCAAGAGGGGAATAAATCAATAAAGGCACACGAGGACATGTGCCGCCCAATCCAACCTTTCTCAAGAGCAGAGTAATATTTGCGTTAACACGTCATATGATTATGCAATTTAAAGTCCCCGCCGCGGCGAGGGAATGACATTATTATAGTATCCGCCTAAGGCGGACAAAAGGCCGGATAGTAGTGATTTGATTTGTTTCTATATCTAAACTAATGCCGAAAATAACTTGATTTATCTCGCAGCTAAACTATCATTAATGTATAATGCAACATTAAAGGAGATTTAAAATGATTAAGAAAATAAGTCAGGTTATTGTCATGGTAGAAAACTATGATAAGGCTATCAACTGGTACTCTGAAAAGCTGGGGTTTGAACTTCATCGCGATATACCATTCGGCGAGGGTCAACGCTGGGTATCGATGTTACTGCCGGACGATAAAGGCGTAGAGCTTGCCTTAGTACGAGTCGATAGCCAAAAGAAGCTTGATAGCGTAGGCAATCAAACTGCCGACAATGTATTTTTAGTGGTTGAAACTGACGATTGCAAAGGCGATTATGAAAAACTGAAAGCTAAAGGAGTGGTATTTCATAGCCAACCAGAGCAGATGACTCGCGGTATTGAAGTCATTTTTGAGGACCTTTACGGCAATAGAATTAATCTGCTTCAAGCTGTCGAATAGAATCTTTGCTAACAGGTTGACAGGACAGCGGCAGGTCGGGTTCCGGCTCGCCGAAGGCGAGGAGAAACACGGCATTTCGAATTTGATAAACGAATTGCTAAGAGAAAGAGAATTTATCACTACTGTCCGGCCTTTTGTCCGCCTTAG
This portion of the Candidatus Zixiibacteriota bacterium genome encodes:
- a CDS encoding 4Fe-4S dicluster domain-containing protein gives rise to the protein MKAADFKKRPKFVTLRNDLNKIVEVLSLKSYEIIGPIVSENAVVYDAISSLDELPIGFHDQQDNASYRLTKSDDKSLFGYASSPHSWKKYLYPPVQKLWEARKTKSGFEIIKNNEEVPKRAFIGVRSCELNAIAIHDKIFLDGPYADPSYKKRRDNVFIIAVNCTHPSGTCFCVSMNTGPKAITGFDLALTEVIEKGRHYFVVEVGSEAGAEILKEVPCNPAGDKEIEAADKKVENASNNMGRKLNAAGIKNLLQRNFENPYWEKIAARCLTCGNCTMVCPTCFCTTIEDTTDLSGQIAQRRRVWDSCFTLDFSYIAGGSIRISPMSRYRQWMMHKLAAWHDQFGMSGCVGCGRCITWCPAGIDITEEASIIEESEINK
- a CDS encoding VOC family protein; translated protein: MIKKISQVIVMVENYDKAINWYSEKLGFELHRDIPFGEGQRWVSMLLPDDKGVELALVRVDSQKKLDSVGNQTADNVFLVVETDDCKGDYEKLKAKGVVFHSQPEQMTRGIEVIFEDLYGNRINLLQAVE